In Raphanus sativus cultivar WK10039 chromosome 5, ASM80110v3, whole genome shotgun sequence, the following proteins share a genomic window:
- the LOC108858649 gene encoding F-box/LRR-repeat protein At3g60040-like: protein MDSHKLNMGLRDAISWLPDDVLGRILSLLPTKQAASTSVLAKRWRHVFRLVHILDFDDSVLLQPGEGKEGSDEIKESFGSFVDRTLASQCGSPIKKFSLKFHIHESKEMAYLFSWIRNALDRGVLEVDVSLTPNTSWYWMVPVDVDVVQWDFLLPCQLFRSKTLVKLSLGTNTDIGTLPPDVSLPALKSLFIDSILFDDQDLCDVLLPGCPVLDELTVVHKYDLYPYRISSQSIKKLTVYYDCEVGLDYMSVMSLDAPSLVSLDYTDYAMSEYPLVNLKSLLKAKLNLSSSGKIKKPDLTGLITGISNVETLHLSPASADVIARCVENGLVLPVFKNLVKLSFGSCNERGWKLLLDLVKQSPKLETLIIQGLDSCAGDVRIHPFQVKVEELVKRWKS, encoded by the exons ATGGATTCCCACAAGCTAAACATGGGCTTGAGAGATGCAATCAGCTGGCTCCCTGACGACGTTCTGGGCAGGATCTTGTCCTTACTTCCCACAAAACAAGCTGCTTCAACATCTGTTCTTGCTAAAAGGTGGAGGCATGTGTTTAGATTAGTGCACATTCTTGATTTTGATGATTCTGTGTTGCTGCAACCGGGAGAGGGTAAAGAAGGGAGTGATGAAATCAAGGAGAGCTTCGGTAGTTTTGTTGACCGAACACTCGCTTCGCAATGCGGTTCTCCTATAAAGAAATTCTCTCTAAAGTTTCACATTCACGAGAGCAAAGAGATGGCCTATCTATTCTCCTGGATACGTAATGCATTAGACCGTGGTGTTTTAGAAGTTGACGTCAGTTTGACGCCTAATACAAGTTGGTATTGGATGGTCCCAGTAGATGTTGATGTGGTTCAATGGGATTTCCTTCTTCCTTGTCAGCTCTTCAGGAGCAAGACACTGGTTAAGCTGTCGCTAGGAACAAACACTGATATTGGAACGCTTCCTCCTGATGTGTCTCTTCCAGCGCTTAAGAGCCTCTTCATCGATTCCATCTTGTTTGACGACCAAGATCTTTGTGACGTGCTTCTTCCTGGTTGTCCAGTGCTTGATGAGTTAACTGTTGTTCACAAGTATGATTTATACCCTTACAGGATATCGAGTCAGAGCATCAAGAAGCTAACAGTTTACTATGATTGTGAAGTTGGACTTGATTATATGTCTGTTATGTCACTTGACGCCCCAAGTCTTGTCTCCCTAGACTACACTGACTATGCCATGTCTGAGTACCCACTTGTCAACTTGAAATCTTTACTCAAAGCTAAGCTGAACCTTTCCTCTTCTGGAAAGATCAAGAAACCGGATCTAACGGGTCTCATTACAGGGATAAGCAACGTCGAAACCTTGCATCTTTCTCCGGCTTCTGCTGAT GTGATTGCTCGATGTGTTGAAAATGGACTAGTTTTACCAGTGTTCAAGAATCTGGTTAAGTTATCTTTTGGGAGTTGCAACGAACGAGGCTGGAAACTTCTGCTGGATCTGGTTAAGCAATCTCCGAAGCTTGAAACTCTAATCATCCAg GGTCTGGATAGTTGCGCAGGCGATGTTAGGATACATCCCTTCCAAGTAAAGGTGGAGGAACTGGTAAAGCGTTGGAAATCTTGA